One stretch of Oncorhynchus tshawytscha isolate Ot180627B linkage group LG19, Otsh_v2.0, whole genome shotgun sequence DNA includes these proteins:
- the mgat4c gene encoding alpha-1,3-mannosyl-glycoprotein 4-beta-N-acetylglucosaminyltransferase C has protein sequence MRLVWKSLDKMRCFRKRSTIPFLGVLITCLLFLNLYMEDGYVLEEDKRPLRETSMHPSHTERYVHTFRDLTNFSGTINVTYRYLAGTPLPRKKYLTIGLSSVKRKRGNYLMETIKSIFDQSSYEELKEIVVVVHLADFDLAWCENLVQDISRKFAHHIIAGHLLVIHAPEEYYPSLDGLKRNYNDPEDRVRFRSKQNVDYAFLLNFCTNLSDFYMMLEDDVRCSRNFLTSLKKVVTSREGSYWVMLEFSKLGYIGKLYHSRDLPRLAHFLLMFYQEMPCDWLLIHFRDLLAQKDVIRFKPSLFQHMGYYSSYKGAENKLKDDDFEEDSIDIPDNPPASLYTNIHVFENYDATKAYSSVDEYFWGKPPSTGDFFVIVFNKSTKISKIKIVTGTDDRQNDILHHGALEVGEKLVGTKRGRQCSSYITLGEFKYGNIEVQDVDHKIAFDIECVRIVVTASQKEWLIIRSISLWTTQPPSQ, from the exons ATGAGGCTGGTGTGGAAGTCCCTGGACAAGATGAGGTGTTTCCGTAAACGCTCCACCATTCCCTTTCTGGGGGTCCTGAtcacctgtctcctcttcctcaacCTGTACATGGAGGATGGATACGTCCTG GAGGAGGATAAAAGACCGCTGAGAGAGACATCAATGCATCCTTCACACACTGAGAGATATGTTCACACCTTCAGAGACCTCACTAATTTCTCTGGAACCATAAACGTCACATATCGTTACCTCGCTGGGACCCCACTGCCCCGAAAGA AATATCTAACCATTGGATTGTCATCCGTGAAAAGAAAAAGAGGAAATTACCTCATGGAGACGATCAAATCTATTTTTGACCAGTCCAGTTATGAGGAGCTGAAAGAGATTGTGGTGGTGGTCCACCTGGCAGACTTTGACCTGGCCTGGTGTGAAAACCTGGTGCAGGACATCTCCAGGAAGTTTGCCCACCACATCATCGCTGGGCATCTCCTGGTGATCCATGCCCCTGAGGAGTACTATCCATCACTGGATGGGCTAAAAAGGAACTACAATGACCCAGAGGACAGGGTACGATTCCGCTCCAAGCAGAACGTGGACTATGCCTTTCTCCTCAACTTCTGCACCAACCTCTCTGATTTCTACATGATGCTGGAGGATGATGTGCGCTGCTCACGGAACTTTCTGACATCCCTGAAGAAGGTGGTCACCTCCAGGGAAGGCTCCTACTGGGTGATGCTGGAGTTCTCCAAGCTTGGCTACATAGGGAAGCTCTACCACTCAAGAGACCTGCCACGCCTGGCCCACTTCTTGCTCATGTTCTACCAGGAGATGCCCTGTGACTGGCTCCTCATTCACTTCCGGGACCTGCTTGCCCAGAAAGACGTGATCCGCTTCAAGCCCTCCTTGTTCCAGCACATGGGCTACTACTCCTCATATAAAGGGGCAGAGAACAAGTTGAAGGATGATGACTTTGAAGAAGACTCCATTGATATCCCTGACAACCCTCCTGCTAGCCTGTACACAAACATTCATGTATTTGAAAACTATGACGCCACCAAGGCTTATAGCAGTGTGGACGAATACTTTTGGGGGAAACCCCCCTCTACCGGAGACTTCTTTGTTATAGTCTTTAACAAATCAACTAAAATAAGCAAGATAAAAATCGTGACAGGAACGGACGATCGTCAGAACGACATCCTGCACCATGGAGCTCTGGAAGTAGGAGAGAAGCTGGTGGGGACAAAAAGAGGAAGGCAGTGTTCTTCCTACATCACGTTAGGGGAGTTTAAATATGGCAACATTGAGGTTCAAGACGTGGACCACAAGATTGCCTTTGACATTGAGTGTGTTCGTATTGTGGTGACTGCCAGTCAGAAAGAATGGCTGATCATTAGGAGTATAAGCTTGTGGACTACACAACCTCCCAGTCAATGA